A genomic window from Nerophis ophidion isolate RoL-2023_Sa linkage group LG22, RoL_Noph_v1.0, whole genome shotgun sequence includes:
- the hykk.2 gene encoding hydroxylysine kinase translates to MAEQHAKPNVSQCAAAELMKKHYNLTPSEMRYLPSYDDQNFYVATVEGGQYVLKITNSEDSKDPTLLELQTYAMAFMHENGLPTQTALRTTTGQVMFLEDMDCGYGFQKYLVRLLTYLPGIPISKVPLSPQLLHKVGQTAARVDNILKEMKHPQLSVLQREGFIWNMSNILHLEKYMHALDGDPLQEVVKLVLHQYKTFVVPKYPSFRKCLIHGDLNDLNLLVQANESNGHRISGIIDFGDMNISYYVHELAITIMYMMLEHPEPLEVGGAILAGWESVFPLNEAEKDCLFWLVLSRFCQSLVLARYSVTLHPENEEYLMISSKKGIQILRRLSEIGKEQVENVWFQTAMQFKEQK, encoded by the exons ATGGCAGAGCAGCATGCCAAGCCCAATGTCAGCCAGTGTGCGGCTGCAGAGCTGATGAAGAAACACTATAACCTGACTCCCTCAGAAATGCGCTATCTGCCCAGCTACGATGACCAGAACTTCTATGTTGCGACCGTCGAAGGGGGCCAGTATGTGCTGAAGATTACGAATTCGGAGGACAGCAAGGATCCCACCCTGTTAGAACTGCAGACTTACGCCATGGCCTTCATGCATGAGAATGGACTTCCTACCCAAACAGCTCTGAGGACAACCACGGGACAGGTCATGTTCCTGGAAGACATGG ATTGTGGCTATGGCTTCCAGAAGTACTTGGTGCGTCTGTTGACTTATTTGCCCGGAATCCCTATTTCCAAGGTTCCTTTGTCACCACAGCTACTTCATAAAGTAGGCCAGACGGCAGCCAGGGTTGACAACATCCTCAAAGAG ATGAAACATCCTCAACTTTCAGTGCTGCAGAGGGAAGGGTTTATATGGAATATGTCAAATATTCTCCATCTGGAGAAATACATGCACGCCCTGGATGGAGACCCTCTCCAGGAGGTTGTGAAGTTGGTCCTCCATCAGTACAAGACCTTCGTAGTCCCAAAATACCCAAGTTTCCGCAAGT GCCTTATTCACGGGGACTTAAACGATCTTAACCTGCTTGTACAAGCTAATGAGAGTAATGGCCACAGGATTTCTGGTATCATTGACTTTGGGGACATGAACATCAGTTATTATGTCCATGAGCTGGCCATCACCATCATGTACATGATGCTGGAGCACCCCGAGCCCCTTGAGGTGGGTGGAGCCATCCTAGCAGGCTGGGAAAGTGTCTTTCCGCTCAACGAGGCCGAGAAAGATTGTCTCTTTTGGTTGGTGTTGTCACGCTTCTGCCAGTCGTTGGTGCTGGCTCGTTATTCTGTGACCCTGCACCCGGAAAACGAGGAGTATTTAATGATTTCATCGAAGAAAGGAATCCAGATTTTACGTCGACTGTCTGAGATTGGAAAGGAGCAGGTGGAAAACGTTTGGTTCCAGACCGCTATGCAGTTCAAAGAACAAAAGTAA